ggGATTCTAAAGCTACTAAGCTAGTGCCTCAGATTTTCGTAAAAGTGGAGCTATAGCTCCACTCCACTCCACTCCACTCCACTCGGTGCTTAACACATGGCCCGGCCCAACACAGAAGCCAACACCTGGCGTGGACTAGCAGATGCTAGCATTTAGGGAAACCAAGAAGAGAACAAACAAGGAGACAACCAGCCGATTCTTAGTCACAGCAATCCATGCTGGAATCAAATAAAGACAGTTTTAACAGGtaacaaccataaaaaaaaatatgcccAATGGTTTAGTTTTTTACAATTACCAAGGGGGCAAAACAGTTCATGGTATTGCACAAAACACATAAATCCAAAAGGCAAAAGAGAAAACTATACAAGCATAGGATACGGAAAAGTAACAAAAACCCATGTCAAGAATGAGGCAAAGAACCAAACAGGCACAGGTACAGAGAAGTATATGCAACTAATTAAGCTGAAACTAATTTGAATGTGAAACAAtaagaaccaaaaataaaattaatatagttAATAAAAATGTGGATCAGAATGAATGAGACAAGGAAACTTACCAGGAAGAAGATGGGCCAAAAGCAATGTAGCTGTCACAAGAAGTCAgttctttccttttcccttATGGTCAGAATGCCGGGTTCCATCGCTGTAGCAGAGTTGCAAGCGGCCGTCGATTCCAGGTGAgaactggtggtggtggtggtggtggtgatgattcTCCATGGGTGGAGCCGCTGCGGCAGATGCAGCAGCCACTGAAGTCATGAAGAGGGGTAGGTTTGGTGCCTCCAAAGTAGGATACCTCTGGAGGTGATGAGGCAAAAGAGACGGTGAATTGGACTGAAGGGTCCCCCTATTATATCCGGCGAGGCCGGAAGATATGGTGAAATTGAGGTTGTAGTCACTCCCACCGGGCTGCTGCGATGTTGCAGCGCCCACAGGGATGAGATGTTCGGGAACATTGTAAGGGAAGTGTTGCTGCAGCTCTGGATGATTGTCTCCAGAGACATTGAACACCGACATTGCGTGTGGAAACGGATTTCCCAAATGGATTTGGCCTGGAAACCCAGATGAGTGATGGGTTCGCAACGATGAGGATGATGGCCCCAGAAGTGGGGAGTCGAAGTAGTCCATCGGAGTGGAAGCCGTCCACTGCCTTGCTGGCTTGTGAAACAAATTAGACTGATCACTGCCGCCGGGGTTTTGATGAGCCGAGCCAGTAGGACTATGATTAGCAGCATTAGCATTGCTGTTCATTCCAACAGTCAGAAGCTCAGTGAAAGAAGAGCTGTTGTGTGAAATGTGGTTCACATTCTGAGCAATCCGGGACTCgttttccttctccttctctttcGCCGCCCTCTCCCTCGCCCGCTCACGCGCCCTGACGCGGCTTTCAGACCGTGAGAGAGACAGGCCGGAGCCTTTACTGGTCTCTGAAGTACTGCTGCAAGCGGACTTGGACAAAGAAAGATGCTGGCTTTGATTTTGCTGGAAATTGGGGTCACCATCTAACTCCAAATCAGCTGAATCAAAGGCTTGTTCCGTACCCCCACTCGCTCGCTTCTCGTCACTCAATTGCTTTGGGGTATCAGGAAAAGGACTCTTCAAAGAAGGAAGCTCAGAGATTGAATCAGCAGCCGCTTTGATCAGCCACTCCACTGCTTTGCTGGGCTGATCATAACCAAGCCGATCTTGGAGGTCATAGAACTGAATGGCAGTGGTCACAGACAATCTAACCCTGCGGTCTCTTAAACCCTTTGAGGTCCAAACTTTGCTGTGGCGATCTTTGCCACCTGAGGCCCTAGAAACCCTAATGATTCGAGACGAGTGGTGCCAGCCGCGAAGGCGGTTGGTGTTGGCATTGGCAACGGCTGTTTCACTTCCAACTGGGCCACCAATAGTGGTGCTAAGCGTTTTGAGCTGGTCtccatcttcttcatcatctgGGTAGTGATCAGAAACCCCTTTGGAAGCTAACTTAGTTGAGTCGTTTCTGCCATTTCCGACCCTTGGGAACTTACAAGCTTGTCCCTGCTGAATCCCATCCACCTCCATGCCACTTTCATGCCTTTCTCAAACAGAAACTCATGTAATTACCCACACAaagacacagagagagagagagagagagagagagagacccttTTGGGTTCTGAGCTCTTTTATGTATTCTTATCCtctagaaagagagagagagagaaagaaagaaagagagggtgtgtgtgtgtattatttttagagagagagagagagagagagagagagaagaggtgTGGTGAGATTAGTGCAGGTGGGGTTGGGATGTCCAATGCATATTGATGACGATAATTCAGAGAGTACTTTGGCTGTGTAGTGATAAAAAGGCCTTTTTTTACGCTGTTGATATATCACGGTCCAAGTCAGTGAAGACGAAGAAGACCAGACTAGACCGCCTTTCAAAAGCAAAGCCTGAATTGGTCTCAGACTCTCTTCAGCCTCTTCAGCCCTGCAaacccccaaataaaaaaaatttaaaaaaaaaaaaaagcaaaatttacCCACCCATTAAACACAacagtaaaatagataaaaaagacatttttatagttgataataataatatacgtACACacactctttttcttcttcttttttaaccaCACACAACAAAGctgagagaaagaaagacagAGAGATCTGACTTTGTTTTTGTGGTGTTGTACTGTACTATACACACTCACACCTCCCAGCTACAACTATCTATATGACTCTATATATAAGTGTACCTTCTTAAAGGGCCTTAAAAAACCTAACACAGTGCTTGCTtttaaagaagataaaaaagctTTAGCAAAAGTTGAAAACTTAAAAGAGGGCCGGCCTATTATGATAAAAacttgatctctctctctcagtcttTTTCTGCTTCAGATTTAAGCTATAAAGCAGATGATGCAGTAAATAGCCGATCTGAACCAAACTCAGTCCCTTTGTATTTAAAGCTTTTGCTGaccctaaaaaaaatgccaGCCAACCCATTATTACATTCACATTTACATTACCACTGATCTTAGATTCTTGgtcttatttaattaaattccccactcattaataattaaaaacaaaaggacaCACTTAACTGTCccaaatttagaaaaaaaaaaaagctagaaaaAGATACTTACTTTGAACATTGATTAGAGAAGTCTGATAACTGATTGGTGATTGGCACTAACTTGACAGGTGTTGAGCTCTGAGGAGTAAGGAGTGAGGAACCTTTATTCTGTTATGTAGTAAATTAGTTATTTATTAAGAGACTGTTTAATTAGACAATTTGGATAAGCCAGtctctaaaaaacaaaaacaaaaacaaacaaaaaaaagctcACAGATCTGTgctttttctctcaaaaaagcTTGCTTTTTTGAATCACAACCTGCaacaagtaaataaaaaaaaaaaaaaaaactttcacagATCAGCTCCACAATtacaaatcaaaacccacaaaaatttttccaagaaaacatctaaagaagaagaagaagacctgGTTGGAAtttcttgcttcttctttttttttttttttttttccttctctgtAATGCAG
The sequence above is drawn from the Castanea sativa cultivar Marrone di Chiusa Pesio chromosome 5, ASM4071231v1 genome and encodes:
- the LOC142634168 gene encoding transcription factor TCP2, with protein sequence MEVDGIQQGQACKFPRVGNGRNDSTKLASKGVSDHYPDDEEDGDQLKTLSTTIGGPVGSETAVANANTNRLRGWHHSSRIIRVSRASGGKDRHSKVWTSKGLRDRRVRLSVTTAIQFYDLQDRLGYDQPSKAVEWLIKAAADSISELPSLKSPFPDTPKQLSDEKRASGGTEQAFDSADLELDGDPNFQQNQSQHLSLSKSACSSTSETSKGSGLSLSRSESRVRARERARERAAKEKEKENESRIAQNVNHISHNSSSFTELLTVGMNSNANAANHSPTGSAHQNPGGSDQSNLFHKPARQWTASTPMDYFDSPLLGPSSSSLRTHHSSGFPGQIHLGNPFPHAMSVFNVSGDNHPELQQHFPYNVPEHLIPVGAATSQQPGGSDYNLNFTISSGLAGYNRGTLQSNSPSLLPHHLQRYPTLEAPNLPLFMTSVAAASAAAAPPMENHHHHHHHHQFSPGIDGRLQLCYSDGTRHSDHKGKGKN